The Rhea pennata isolate bPtePen1 chromosome Z, bPtePen1.pri, whole genome shotgun sequence genome includes a region encoding these proteins:
- the FAM174A gene encoding membrane protein FAM174A isoform X1: MRAPPRRLLPPPWLLAGLLLAARCAGAAAAASPRPTGTAVGAAAEATRSSGGGGRLAEVSAPPEQGQPMTQRALSVLVLASAALIVYFVIRTVRLRRRNRKTRRYGVLDTNIENMELTPLEQDDEEDDTTLFDANHPRRMTKGSTKGM, translated from the exons atgcgggcgccgccgcggcggctgcTGCCTCCGCCCTGGCTCCTggcggggctgctgctggctgcgcggtgcgcgggggcggcggcggccgcctccccgcgccccaCGGGGACGGCCGtcggcgcggcggcggaggccacgcggagcagcggcggcggcggccgcctggCCGAGGTGTCGGCGCCGCCTGAGCAGGGCCAGCCCATGACGCAGCGTGCCCTGTCCGTGCTCGTGCTGGCCAGCGCCGCCCTCATCGTCTACTTCGTGATCCGGACCGTACG gcTCAGAAGACGAAACAGAAAGACCCGAAGATACGGAGTTTTGGATACAAACATAGAAAACATGGAGTTGACTCCATTAGAACAAGATGATGAAGAAGATGATACAACACTATTTGATGCCAATCATCCTCGAAG AATGACCAAAGGGAGTACAAAAGGCATGTAA
- the FAM174A gene encoding membrane protein FAM174A isoform X2, which translates to MRAPPRRLLPPPWLLAGLLLAARCAGAAAAASPRPTGTAVGAAAEATRSSGGGGRLAEVSAPPEQGQPMTQRALSVLVLASAALIVYFVIRTVRLRRRNRKTRRYGVLDTNIENMELTPLEQDDEEDDTTLFDANHPRSHLH; encoded by the exons atgcgggcgccgccgcggcggctgcTGCCTCCGCCCTGGCTCCTggcggggctgctgctggctgcgcggtgcgcgggggcggcggcggccgcctccccgcgccccaCGGGGACGGCCGtcggcgcggcggcggaggccacgcggagcagcggcggcggcggccgcctggCCGAGGTGTCGGCGCCGCCTGAGCAGGGCCAGCCCATGACGCAGCGTGCCCTGTCCGTGCTCGTGCTGGCCAGCGCCGCCCTCATCGTCTACTTCGTGATCCGGACCGTACG gcTCAGAAGACGAAACAGAAAGACCCGAAGATACGGAGTTTTGGATACAAACATAGAAAACATGGAGTTGACTCCATTAGAACAAGATGATGAAGAAGATGATACAACACTATTTGATGCCAATCATCCTCGAAG CCATCTACATTAA
- the FAM174A gene encoding membrane protein FAM174A isoform X3, translated as MRAPPRRLLPPPWLLAGLLLAARCAGAAAAASPRPTGTAVGAAAEATRSSGGGGRLAEVSAPPEQGQPMTQRALSVLVLASAALIVYFVIRTVRLRRRNRKTRRYGVLDTNIENMELTPLEQDDEEDDTTLFDANHPRR; from the exons atgcgggcgccgccgcggcggctgcTGCCTCCGCCCTGGCTCCTggcggggctgctgctggctgcgcggtgcgcgggggcggcggcggccgcctccccgcgccccaCGGGGACGGCCGtcggcgcggcggcggaggccacgcggagcagcggcggcggcggccgcctggCCGAGGTGTCGGCGCCGCCTGAGCAGGGCCAGCCCATGACGCAGCGTGCCCTGTCCGTGCTCGTGCTGGCCAGCGCCGCCCTCATCGTCTACTTCGTGATCCGGACCGTACG gcTCAGAAGACGAAACAGAAAGACCCGAAGATACGGAGTTTTGGATACAAACATAGAAAACATGGAGTTGACTCCATTAGAACAAGATGATGAAGAAGATGATACAACACTATTTGATGCCAATCATCCTCGAAG ATAA